AGGGGTATATCCATACTACTTCAAATACTGAGGAGGAAGGTATCATGTATACGAAAATTGTAGTAGCTTATGATCGTTCTGAGGATAGTGAAAAGGCGCTCCACCAGGCAGTTAAATTAGCAGAACTAAGCAAAGCTTCTATTCATTTAGTACATGTTGCGAAAGAATCACATAAACTTTCAGCTCAACCAGCGACGAGAATTCCATATGGCACTGGAAGTATTGGTAATGAAGGACATGCTGGTGTCCCCACACCGATACCTGAAGAGCAAAGTGGCGTAACGGTCGAACGAAGTGATGGAGAAGCAATGCTTCGAGAAGTGAAAGAAACGCTGCATCATATGGGTGTGAATGTTCATTCTGATGTAAGAAGTGGCGATCCGGCGAAGGAAATCGTGGATCTAGCCGTTATGTCAGAAGCAGATTTAATCGTTATCGGGAGTCGAGGGTTGAGTGGGATTAAAAAATGGATGCTTGGAAGCGTAAGTGAGAAGGTTGCTCAACAATCGCCATGTCCTGTCCTAATTGTAAAATAGAAAGCCTGGGAAACCAGGCTTTTTTCTTTGGTCAAAAAGTTAATTATCATTAACTTGAAGTTAGGTTTACTTAACATTTTGTTTGGTATAGAATACATATAAAGGAAATGTGAGAGAGGGGTTCAGGTGACATTACAAAATCGAATTAGAGAACTAAGAGCTCGTTTTCAGTTAACACAGCAGCAGCTTGCTTCCAAAGTAGGGGTAACGAGACAAACGATTGCCGCTGTTGAAAAGGGAGAGTATGTTCCGTCATTATTACTAGCTATGAATATTTGTAGAGAATTTAACATGTCGGTGGAGGAAGTATTTCAACTGCAGGGGGAATCGGAGTGAAATTATCTTTCGTTTATTTAATGAATTTGGTTATAATTGGTCTGTTTGGTTGGGCAATGGTTACTTATTTCGATGCAGCTTCGCAATTTCAAACTATAATAAGTGGAAACGGAAATGAAGTTACGATTAACCTACTCCCTATTCTTATGACTCTTTTGATCACGGGTATTATTGGCTTTATATTCACTCGTAGTAAGAGAAGAAAGAATAAGGGTTGGAAAGAAGCGCTTTTGCTTCCTTCTGAACTGTGTGAAGATGATGAACGTGAAAAAGCCTTAACCGCCCATGCGTGTCGCAATGCTTATATTGCGATGATGTTTGTCACGCCTTTTCTAATTGCTGCAATGACTTTTCAACCGGTTATATCTCATCATTTCTCAGCCTATCCGATTCTAATATTGCTTCTACTGCCGTTCGTTCAGGTAAGTGTTTTTTATTTTTCTCTTCGGAGGAAGTTAAAGTAACGTTTACCAGCAGAGCTTTAGCGTTAATTCACTGCAATTATCTTGATTTCCTGCTGTGAGATCTACGCGAATGGCGTCTGGCGTATAAGCTATGTGAAAGGGAGAAGTCACGCCAGCACGTTGAATCAGCATATGAACATGGGAATGATCATTTTTCTGAGCGGCGTCTTTTAATTCATGAGCAAATTGAGCGTCGTTTTCCACTTTATTAAGCAGTTTCTCCCCATCTTTCATTAGCTTCGAACACGTCTCGGCTGATTGTTGGAAACGAGTAACTTCAATTGGAGGGAAAGGGCGATAATAAGAGGGATAACAAGGTGTATACGGATTGGGCCATGCGTTGTATCGGTAATGTTTAATCGACATCATAGGCCTCCTGAATATGTGATGCTATTACCCTATGGGTTTATAAAAAAGGTGTGCATCTTTCTTTAATTTGTGAAATTTGATTCCAACAGGTTACAATAATTCAGAAGACGTTTGGAGAAGGAGCATGGTGTTTTGAAGAAATACGTTATTTTTACGATCAGTCTTATTAGTTTCTATTTCAT
The sequence above is a segment of the Pseudalkalibacillus hwajinpoensis genome. Coding sequences within it:
- a CDS encoding universal stress protein, whose amino-acid sequence is MYTKIVVAYDRSEDSEKALHQAVKLAELSKASIHLVHVAKESHKLSAQPATRIPYGTGSIGNEGHAGVPTPIPEEQSGVTVERSDGEAMLREVKETLHHMGVNVHSDVRSGDPAKEIVDLAVMSEADLIVIGSRGLSGIKKWMLGSVSEKVAQQSPCPVLIVK
- a CDS encoding helix-turn-helix transcriptional regulator; this translates as MTLQNRIRELRARFQLTQQQLASKVGVTRQTIAAVEKGEYVPSLLLAMNICREFNMSVEEVFQLQGESE